One genomic region from Mycteria americana isolate JAX WOST 10 ecotype Jacksonville Zoo and Gardens unplaced genomic scaffold, USCA_MyAme_1.0 Scaffold_229, whole genome shotgun sequence encodes:
- the LOC142403376 gene encoding complement C2-like: MLPALLALLLLAGGARPGPAPTACPPAGPRCPPGTYPHPPPRHRPGRCPPPGNETPVVCREVRCPAPLSFPHGTVSPRRPSHAPGAVLAFACEEGLVLRGPERLRCRRGGLWSGASPVCDDGAGDCPPAPVPAGGVTTGRSRRRGAEVHVRCGAGLTLLGPAHRRCLETGRWSGPEPSCRHPYAYDLPEDVSEGFGASLTSVLELAGARSLNGSSLGRRIVLSAGGSLRLYLLLDASGSVRSENFRLFQECGTAIVDRLSSFEMAVSFAVISFASQARVIVSTSEDEAADADEVLRRLENMTFADHGNATGTNIRGALMEVYHMILFQKARAAQMGHPEAWRDVRHVVILLTDGRYNVGGHPRDAVAKIEDVLEIKPDREDYLDIYAFGVGMLEVDVAELAAVASHRRDETHAFKLADAADLRKALEAALVATTLGDLCGVIVPAGAPRPPWHVVLRVGREQRCAGSLAGGPWVLTAAHCFLGGPEPHAWTADLGEGKLVPLRRWVLHEGFDVRAGVSRGIPEFYDYDVALVELEEDLGTRGTPRRVCIPCTEDANRAMRKPAGTSCEEQEAELLGRPRVPAEFVSLDPQRMRVQLKSQEAWAACASGATQPGTPYAGAALGDVVTERFLCSGQEAGGPPEAATCKGDSGGSLFLERRHRFIQVGVVSWGTFDPCRGGRRAAGGLLLRPPAPPGHRPRDFHISLFRVQPWLRRLLGGVLAFAPLR, from the exons atGCTGCCCGCGCTCCTCGCCCTCCTGCTCCtcgccgggggggcccggcccggcccggcccccaccgcctgcccccccgccgggccccgctgcccgccgggcacctacccccacccgccgccccgccaccgccccggccgctgcccccccccggggaaCGAGACCCCCGTCGTCTGCAGAG AGGTGCGGTGCCCGGCGCCGCTCTCCTTCCCGCACGGCACCgtctccccccgccgcccctcccacGCCCCCGGCGCCGTCCTGGCCTTCGCCTGCGAGGAGGGGCTCGTCCTGCGCGGCCCCGAGCGgctccgctgccgccgcggcggccTCTGGAGCGGCGCCAGCCCCGTCTGCGACGACGGCG ccggtgACTgtcccccggccccggtgccggccGGGGGGGTGACGACggggcggagccggcggcggggggcggaggTGCACGTGCGCTGCGGGGCGGGGCTGACGCTGCTGGGCCCCGCCCACCGCCGTTGCCTGGAGACGGGCCGCTGGTCCGGCCCCGAGCCCTCCTGCCGCC ACCCCTACGCCTACGACCTCCCCGAGGACGTCAGCGAGGGCTTCGGGGCGTCTCTCACCTCCGTCCTGGAGCTGGCGGGCGCCCGCTCCCTCAACG GCTCGTCCCTGGGCCGGCGCATCGTGCTGAGCgccggggggtccctgcggcTCTACCTGCTGCTCGACGCCTCGGGCAGCGTCCGCTCCGAGAACTTCCGCCTCTTCCAGGAGTGCGGGACCGCCATCGTCGACAGG ctCAGCAGCTTCGAGATGGCCGTGAGCTTCGCCGTCATCTCCTTCGCCAGCCAGGCCCGCGTCATCGTCTCCACGTCCGAGGACGAGGCGGCCGACGCCGACGAGGTTCTCCGCCGCCTGGAGAACATGACCTTCGCCG ACCACGGCAACGCGACGGGCACCAACATCCGCGGGGCGCTGATGGAGGTCTACCACATGATCCTCTTCCAGAAGGCGCGGGCGGCGCAGATGGGCCACCCCGAGGCCTGGCGGGACGTCCGCCACGTCGTCATCCTGCTGACGGACG GCAGGTACAACGTCGGGGGGCACCCGCGGGACGCAGTGGCCAAGATCGAGGACGTGCTGGAGATCAAGCCGGACCGGGAGGACTACCTGG ACATCTACGCCTTCGGGGTGGGGATGCTGGAGGTGGACGTGGCGGAGCTGGCGGCCGTGGCCTCGCACCGGCGGGACGAGACCCACGCCTTCAAGCTGGCGGACGCGGCCGACCTGCGGAAGGCGCTGGAAGCGGCGCTGGTGGCCACCACCCTCGGGGACCTCTGCGGTGTCATCGTCCCCgccggagccccccggcccccctggcACGTCGTCCTGAGG GTGGGGCGGGAGCAGCGCTGCGCGGGGTCGCTGGCGGGGGGCCCCTGGGTGCTGACGGCGGCGCACTGCTTCCTGGGGGGCCCCGAGCCCCACGCCTGGACCGCCGACCTGG gggaggggaagctggTGCCCCTCCGGCGCTGGGTGCTCCACGAGGGCTTCGACGTCCGCGCCGGGGTGTCCCGGGGGATCCCCGAGTTCTACGACTACGACGTGGccctggtggagctggaggaggatttGGGGACCCGCGGGACCCCCAG GCGCGTCTGCATCCCCTGCACCGAGGACGCCAACCGGGCGATGAGGAAGCCGGCGGGGACGAGCTGCGAGGAGCAGg AGGCCGAGCTGCTGGGGCGGCCCCGGGTCCCGGCCGAGTTCGTCTCCCTCGACCCGCAGAGGATGAGGGTGCAGCTCAAGAGCCAGGAGGCG tgggCCGCCTGCGCTTCGGGAGCGACGCAGCCGGGGACGCCGTACGCCGGGGCGGCGCTGGGGGACGTGGTGACCGAGCGGTTCCTCTGCTCGGGGCAGGAGGCCGGGGGCCCCCCCGAGGCCGCCACCTgcaaag GGGACTCCGGGGGGTCCCTGTTCCTGGAGAGGAGGCACCGCTTCATCCAg GTGGGGGTGGTGAGCTGGGGCACCTTCGACCCgtgccgggggggccggcgcgcggcgggggggctcctgctgcggcccccggccccccccggccaccGGCCCCGCGACTTCCACATCAGCCTCTTCCGCGTCCAGCCCTGGCTGCGCCGCCTCCTGGGGGGGGTGCTGGCCTTCGCCCCCCTGCGCTAG
- the LOC142403377 gene encoding LOW QUALITY PROTEIN: zinc finger and BTB domain-containing protein 12-like (The sequence of the model RefSeq protein was modified relative to this genomic sequence to represent the inferred CDS: inserted 2 bases in 1 codon; deleted 1 base in 1 codon), giving the protein MSSCAEVLRFQLPGHEAAALRSMNRLRAEERFCDVTIVARSLRFRGHRVILAACSPFLRDQFLLNPAAELRVSLAHSARVLADLLLSCYTGALEFAGRDLVNYLTAASYLQMEHVVERCRGALARFIQPPPAGQPPLRPPPPPKPEEECIVKVEPAAARRRRGPRAWPQAAAAAAAAAAGAAEGPAAPPEPPRAPPLGVVKACYSLAEDAEGEGLLIFPGGGGGGGGGGGGGAGEEPGGANPAAAIGGGGGGGGGIVGVVGRGGVGGXPARCGKCGEAFQGVEKLVFHMRAQHFVFMCPRCGKQFNHSSNLNRHMNVHRGVKSHGCGVCGKSFTQKSTLHDHMNLHSGERPYRCSYCDVRFAHKPAIRRHLKEQHGKTTAENVLEASVAEINVLVR; this is encoded by the exons ATGTCGTCGTGCGCGGAGGTGCTGCGCTTCCAGCTGCCGGGCCACGAGGCGGCCGCGCTGCGGAGCATGAACCGGCTGCGGGCGGAGGAGCGCTTCTGCGACGTCACCATCGTGGCGCGGAGCCTGCGCTTCCGGGGCCACCGCGTCATCCTGGCCGCCTGCTCCCCCTTCCTGCGCGACCAGTTCCTCCTCAACCCGGCGGCCGAGCTCCGCGTCTCGCTGGCCCACAGCGCCCGCGTGCTGGCCGACCTCCTGCTCTCCTGCTACACCGGCGCCCTCGAGTTCGCCGGCCGCGACCTCGTCAACTACCTGACGGCCGCCAGCTACCTGCAGATGGAGCACGTGGTGGAGCGCTGCCGCGGCGCCCTCGCCCGCTTCAtccagccgccgcccgccgggcagcccccgctgcgccccccgccgccccccaagcccgaggaggag TGCATCGTCAAGGTGGAGCCGGCGGCGGCCAGGCGGCGACGGGGCCCCCGGGCGTggccgcaggcggcggcggcggcggcggcggcggcggcgggcgcggcggaggggccggcggccccgcccgagccgccgcgggccccgccgctgGGCGTGGTGAAGGCGTGCTACAGCCTGGCCGAG GACGCCGAGGGCGAGGGGCTCCTCATcttccccggcggcggcggcggcggcggcggcggcggcggcggcggggcgggcgaggaGCCGGGCGGCGCGAACCCGGCGGCGGCaatcggcggcggcggcggcggcggcggcggcatcgTCGGCGTCGTCGGCCGCGGCGGCGTCGGCGG GCCGGCGCGGTGCGGGAAGTGCGGGGAGGCGTTCCAGGGGGTGGAGAAGCTGGTGTTCCACATGCGGGCCCAGCACTTCGTGTTCATGTGCCCGCGGTGCGGGAAGCAGTTCAACCACAGCAGCAACCTCAACCGGCACATGAACGTCCACCGCGGCGTCAAGTCCCACGGCTGCGGCGTCTGCGGCAAGAGCTTCACGCAGAAGTCGACGCTGCACGACCACATGAACCTGCACAGCGGGGAGCGGCCGTACCGCTGCTCCTACTGCGACGTCCGCTTCGCCCACAAGCCCGCCATCCGCCGCCACCTCAAGGAGCAGCACGGCAAAACCACGGCCGAGAACGTGCTGGAAGCCAGCGTGGCCGAGATCAACGTCCTCGTCCGctga